From Calothrix sp. PCC 6303, a single genomic window includes:
- the ilvB gene encoding biosynthetic-type acetolactate synthase large subunit: protein MPPVASNQQPKRASGGFALLDSLERHGVEYIFGYPGGAILPIYDDLYKVESAGSIIKHILVRHEQGAAHAADGYARATGKVGVCFGTSGPGATNLVTGIATAYMDSIPMVIVTGQVGRPVLGSDAFQETDIYGITLPIVKHSYIIRDTADIARIVAEAFYIASTGRPGPVLIDVPKDVALEEFDYIPVEPGTVKLSGYRPTVKGNPRQINAALQLIKESRRPLLYVGGGAIASNAHEEIQQLAELFNMPVTTTLMGIGAFDEHHPLSVGMLGMHGTAYANFAVTDCDLLICVGARFDDRVTGKLDEFASRAKVIHIDIDPAEVGKNRVPEVPIVGDVKKVLKDLLKRCKETGIKSTAKQTQEWLNLINRWKEDFPLVVPHHADSISPQEVIVEVANQAPHAFYTTDVGQHQMWAAQFLKNGPRRWISSAGLGTMGFGVPAAMGAKAAFPDEDVVCISGDASFQMCLQELGTLSQYNLAVKTIILNNGWQGMVRQWQQAFYGERYSSSNMEVGMPDVELLCQAYGIKGMIVNKREDLAAAITEMLAHPGPVVMDVRVTRDENCYPMVAPGKSNAQMIGLPKQMPKPGDEPIFCSNCGAKNTALNNFCPECGTKL from the coding sequence ATTCCCCCTGTGGCTTCTAATCAGCAGCCGAAACGGGCATCAGGTGGTTTTGCTCTACTTGATAGTTTAGAGCGTCACGGCGTTGAATATATTTTTGGTTATCCTGGTGGCGCGATTTTACCTATTTACGATGATCTATATAAGGTAGAAAGCGCTGGAAGTATTATTAAACACATTCTAGTCAGACATGAGCAAGGAGCAGCACATGCTGCCGACGGTTATGCCCGTGCTACAGGTAAAGTAGGTGTGTGCTTTGGTACATCTGGACCAGGCGCAACCAATTTAGTTACAGGTATCGCCACCGCTTACATGGATTCCATCCCTATGGTGATTGTCACCGGACAGGTAGGAAGACCAGTGCTTGGTTCTGATGCTTTCCAAGAAACCGATATTTATGGGATTACGCTGCCAATAGTAAAACATTCCTACATTATCCGTGATACTGCTGATATTGCTAGGATTGTGGCAGAAGCATTTTACATTGCAAGTACTGGTAGACCAGGACCTGTACTAATTGACGTTCCCAAGGATGTCGCCTTAGAAGAGTTTGATTATATCCCTGTAGAACCGGGTACAGTAAAACTATCGGGATATCGCCCCACAGTTAAGGGAAATCCTCGTCAAATCAATGCAGCATTGCAGTTAATTAAAGAAAGTCGCCGCCCATTATTGTATGTTGGCGGTGGCGCGATCGCATCCAACGCCCATGAGGAAATTCAACAACTAGCTGAGTTGTTCAATATGCCTGTCACCACCACTTTGATGGGAATTGGTGCTTTTGATGAACATCACCCCCTATCTGTCGGCATGTTGGGAATGCATGGCACCGCCTATGCCAATTTCGCCGTTACCGATTGCGATCTCCTAATCTGCGTTGGCGCTCGCTTTGATGACCGGGTTACAGGTAAACTAGATGAATTCGCCTCCCGCGCGAAAGTCATCCATATCGATATTGATCCCGCTGAAGTTGGGAAAAATCGTGTTCCCGAAGTCCCCATCGTTGGCGATGTCAAAAAAGTTCTCAAAGACTTATTGAAGCGTTGCAAGGAAACAGGAATTAAAAGTACTGCCAAGCAAACCCAAGAGTGGCTCAACCTAATCAACCGTTGGAAAGAAGATTTCCCCCTAGTTGTTCCCCACCATGCTGACAGTATTTCTCCCCAAGAAGTCATTGTGGAAGTTGCTAATCAAGCACCCCATGCATTCTACACTACTGATGTGGGACAACATCAAATGTGGGCGGCACAATTCCTCAAAAACGGTCCCCGTCGTTGGATTTCCAGCGCTGGCTTAGGAACAATGGGCTTTGGTGTTCCCGCCGCTATGGGTGCAAAGGCTGCATTCCCAGATGAAGATGTAGTTTGTATCAGTGGTGATGCTAGTTTCCAAATGTGTTTACAAGAACTGGGGACTTTATCACAATACAACCTAGCGGTCAAGACAATAATCCTAAATAACGGCTGGCAGGGGATGGTACGGCAATGGCAACAAGCCTTTTATGGTGAAAGATATTCCAGTTCCAATATGGAAGTGGGAATGCCAGACGTAGAATTATTGTGCCAGGCTTACGGTATCAAAGGCATGATCGTTAACAAACGGGAAGACTTAGCCGCAGCAATCACCGAGATGTTAGCCCATCCAGGTCCGGTTGTGATGGATGTCCGCGTTACTAGGGATGAAAATTGTTATCCTATGGTAGCCCCAGGGAAAAGCAACGCCCAAATGATCGGTTTACCGAAACAGATGCCAAAACCTGGAGATGAGCCAATTTTCTGTAGCAACTGTGGTGCAAAAAATACGGCACTAAACAATTTTTGTCCAGAGTGCGGGACAAAACTTTAA
- a CDS encoding carbonic anhydrase codes for MENSPNPSKTTQCPCCHSSASRRDFLKSFLPGAFALTILQSAASAKAATVKPQALVLSCIDFRFFTAERLFLSKKHLWGEYDWTALAGASLAISGFPHPSDAEAFWDQLDLSYRLHQIKKVIVIDHQDCGAYASMIDPNLSKDPQRELEVHTDYLNRAFDLISDRYSNLEVELYFATLNKAEFQPVLRKIPS; via the coding sequence GTGGAAAATTCTCCCAATCCATCAAAAACCACACAATGTCCGTGTTGTCATTCCTCAGCTAGTCGTCGTGATTTCCTGAAATCTTTCTTACCTGGAGCATTCGCCCTGACTATTTTACAATCAGCAGCATCCGCAAAGGCAGCAACTGTTAAACCTCAAGCTTTAGTGCTTAGTTGTATTGATTTTAGGTTTTTTACAGCAGAACGTTTGTTTTTATCAAAGAAACATCTGTGGGGTGAATATGATTGGACAGCTTTAGCAGGTGCTTCCCTGGCTATAAGCGGCTTTCCCCACCCATCTGATGCAGAAGCATTTTGGGATCAGTTAGATTTATCCTATCGATTACATCAAATTAAAAAAGTAATTGTGATCGATCATCAAGACTGTGGTGCCTATGCAAGTATGATCGATCCTAACTTAAGCAAGGATCCACAAAGAGAGTTAGAAGTACACACAGATTATTTAAACAGAGCTTTTGATTTAATAAGCGATCGCTATTCAAATCTAGAAGTAGAACTATATTTCGCAACCCTCAACAAAGCGGAATTTCAGCCTGTTTTACGCAAAATTCCCAGTTAG
- the hisB gene encoding imidazoleglycerol-phosphate dehydratase HisB, protein MQTLTSQIHTSSVSPRVASVSRTTGETDVQVSINLDGTGVCHAATGIPFLDHMLHQISSHGLIDLDVRATGDLHIDDHHTNEDVGITLGQALHQALGDRKGIVRFGNFLAPLDEALVQVALDFSGRPHLSYGLQIPTQRVGTYDTQLVREFFVAIINHSQTTLHIRQLDGINSHHIIEATFKAFARAMRMAVEVDPRRAGAIPSSKGMI, encoded by the coding sequence ATGCAAACCCTGACTTCTCAAATTCATACCTCTAGTGTTTCCCCCCGTGTCGCTTCCGTTAGTCGTACTACAGGTGAAACTGATGTTCAAGTTAGCATTAATTTAGATGGCACGGGCGTTTGTCATGCAGCAACTGGAATCCCATTTTTGGATCACATGCTACATCAAATCTCCTCCCATGGACTGATTGACTTAGATGTTCGTGCCACTGGAGATTTACATATAGATGATCATCACACCAATGAAGATGTAGGTATTACCTTGGGGCAAGCATTACATCAAGCATTAGGCGATCGCAAAGGTATTGTTCGCTTCGGGAATTTTCTCGCACCTTTGGATGAAGCGCTGGTACAGGTTGCTTTAGATTTTTCTGGCAGACCCCACCTTAGCTATGGATTGCAAATTCCAACCCAACGTGTTGGTACCTATGATACGCAGTTAGTTCGAGAGTTTTTTGTGGCAATTATTAATCACAGCCAAACAACGCTGCATATTCGTCAACTCGATGGCATTAATTCTCATCATATCATCGAAGCTACATTTAAAGCCTTTGCTAGGGCGATGCGAATGGCTGTAGAAGTTGATCCCCGTCGTGCTGGTGCGATTCCCAGTTCCAAAGGGATGATTTAA
- a CDS encoding type II toxin-antitoxin system RelE family toxin: protein MSYEVEIAPAAKRQIKKLPIDVQQKVVAKLEELAFEPRPDGVKKLEGSDNLYRVRLEKYRIIYEIQDSFLLVTVVKVKHRRDAYRF from the coding sequence CTCCAGCAGCAAAAAGACAGATAAAAAAATTACCTATTGATGTTCAACAGAAAGTTGTTGCCAAATTAGAAGAGCTTGCTTTTGAACCTCGTCCTGATGGTGTGAAAAAATTAGAAGGTTCAGATAATTTATACAGAGTCAGATTGGAAAAATATCGAATAATTTACGAAATACAAGATAGTTTCCTATTAGTCACAGTGGTGAAAGTAAAACATCGTCGAGATGCCTATAGATTCTGA